CGAACATCCGTGTGGACCTTCAGACCGACAAGGTGCGCGGAGATTTGCTCAAGTTCTTTGGGGAGTATTTCACGGTGCGCTTGGCCGGAGTGCCGGGCATGCCGGTCGCCACGTTTGATGCCGGGGGGCTTATGCTGGACAGGGAATTCTCACCCGTCGATATCGCGGTTCTGATCGACAATCTTCAAGACAACGCCAGAAAGGCAAAGGCAACCCGCGTCGACTTCAAGGCCGCTCGAAAGGGTCAGGACGCCGTCTCAATCAGGGTGACCGACGATGGACTTGGCATCGATGAACGAAGAGTAGACTCTGCCAAAATATTTGAGCGTGGATATTCTGGATCGCCAGGTGGCACGGGCCTCGGCCTCTATACGGTCCGCCAGATAGTTCAAGAGATGAATGGGTCGATCGAGCTATTCGGTGACGGCTCGAGGGCCGACTTCGAAATCGTAATTCCGGGGGAGAAGGCATGAATCTCGACTTAGGAATACTTTGGATCGAGGATTCATTTAGCCAGGAAGAAGAGGAAAATCTGAAGCGACGGGTCCGCGAGGCGGGTTTTCTGGCACGGATTGAAACGATTGAGAACGGAGCGAGGGTCGAGGAATTGGCCCGCGTCCATCGGCTGTATCATCAGTACGACATCATTCTTCTCGACTATAAGTTAAAGGGAGAGGATGGAAACGACCTGGCCCCGAGGATACGGGACCTGTTTCCTTCAACAACGATCCTGTTTTATTCCGGCAGCGCAGACGAAAACGAGCTGCGCCGAATGATTGCCGAGAAGCAGGTTGAAGGAGTCTACTGCAGCGCTCGCGGAAGATTTATCGAAAGGGCTGGCAGCCTCATCGACCAGACCGCACGGGCGCTCGACCGCTTGTCGGGGATGCGCGGCTTAGCAATGCGGGTTGTTGCAGAGTGCGATACACTGATGCGCGACGCGCTGCTGGCGATGTCTGCGCGTGATCCGGCCTGCGATTCTAGGGTGGGTGATCTAGACGAGGACGTGATCAACTTCGTTCGCGAGTTGGGAGCGGGGTATGAGGTAGCAATGACTGGGGACCTGTCTGCTCGCCTCGACAGTAGGGCGGTAGATAGCGCGAAGCTCTTCAAGCACTTTAGGCGACTGACGAAGGCCGTCGCTG
The nucleotide sequence above comes from Caulobacter sp. NIBR1757. Encoded proteins:
- a CDS encoding response regulator, encoding MNLDLGILWIEDSFSQEEEENLKRRVREAGFLARIETIENGARVEELARVHRLYHQYDIILLDYKLKGEDGNDLAPRIRDLFPSTTILFYSGSADENELRRMIAEKQVEGVYCSARGRFIERAGSLIDQTARALDRLSGMRGLAMRVVAECDTLMRDALLAMSARDPACDSRVGDLDEDVINFVRELGAGYEVAMTGDLSARLDSRAVDSAKLFKHFRRLTKAVAANPAAFALTGDQVERLRELRASSAQYDASVLRKRNILGHVVEVQGPDGWILEGSNEISVSDFPELRRNFAAHIDAFREIGALVVSLDQ